The genomic window GTATGTATAAAAAGCTCTCAAATGAGTTTACGGGCGTGTTAACAGGAAAAGGAATGTCTTGGGGTGGATCGTTAATTAGACCTGAAGCAACAGGCTATGGCAATGTTTATTTTGCACAAAAAATGCTTGAAACTAAAAAAGATAGTTTTGAAGGAAAAACAGTTGTAGTTTCTGGTTCTGGTAATGTGGCGCAGTATGCTGCAGAAAAAGTGCTACAATTAGGAGGAAAGGTGCTTACACTTTCTGATTCTTCTGGATATATTTATGATGAAGATGGTATCGATGCTGATAAATTAGCCTTTGTTATGAACCTTAAAAACGTTAAACGTGGCAGAATTAGTGAATATTTAGAGAGCTACCCGAACGCAACCTTTGTAAAAGGAAAAACGCCTTGGGGAGTTAAATGTGATATTGCATTACCATGCGCTACGCAAAATGAATTAAATGAAGACGATGCTAAAACTTTAGTTTCAAATGGTTGTATTTGTGTTAGCGAAGGTGCTAATATGCCATCTACAAAGGATGCTATTACGGTATTTCATGAAGCAAAAATATTATTCGCGCCAGGTAAAGCCTCAAACGCTGGTGGTGTAGCAACTTCTGGTTTAGAGATGACTCAAAATTCATTACGTTTTAAATGGACAAGAGAAGAAGTAGATAGTAAATTAAAGGATATTATGTCCGATATTCATAAATCATGTTTAGAGTTTGGAGAAGATGAAGATGGATATGTAGACTATGTTCGTGGAGCAAATATTGCTGGTTTTGTAAAAGTGGCCGATGCCATGTTAGCACAAGGAGTGGTATAAAGTCTAAAAAATAGGTTTTAAAAAAAAGCTTTCTGTTTTTGCAGAAGGCTTTTTTTGTTTTAGAATAAAAAATTTAGCTGTTAATCTTAACTTTAAGGGCTATAATATATTTTTTTGAAGCAAAACTCGTTAGTTATAAATATATTTGGATCAAATTAAACTACTAGTGGTTTTATCAAAGGATTCTATCTAAAATTAATAATTTTTTTGAAATTTCATAAATTATGGAATAATCCGATAAATATTTTGGAAAACGGAAAACCTTGTTTATACTTAAAAATGATGCTTAAAAAATTAATAATTTTTCTAATTTATATTTTGCCATTGGTGCAGTATGCTCAAGATTTTTCGAATATTTGGGATGGTTATTTTTCATACAATCAAGTCAATGATGTTGTAGTTGGAAATAATAAAATATATGCAGCTTCAGAAAATGCTGTTTTTAGTTTCGACCCACAAACTAAAGAATTAGAAGAAATTACCACAATTAATGGCTTATCGGGTGAAACCATTTCAACCATATATTACAGTGATGTCTATGCGTTGTTAGTGGTTGCTTACGAAAATGGTTTAATTGAAATTGTTTTCGACGACGACGATAATGTATTAACTGTAGTCGATATTGTAAATAAATCTACTATCGGCGATGGCGATAAAAAAATTAATCATATTAATGCTTATGAAAATTTTATTTATTTGTCTACAGGTTATGGTATTTCTGTATTCGATCTAGAGCGTTTAGAGTTTGGAGATACTTATTTTATTGGAGACCTAGGAAGTCAGATAGAAGTGAGTCAAACCACTGTTTTTGGTGATTATATTTATGCAGCTTGCCGCGATGGTGGTGGTTTGAAAAAAGCTGCTATTGCTAGCCCAAATTTAATCGATTATAAAAATTGGCAGCTAGTAACTGGTGGTGATTTTTTGTCTGTAGAAGCAAACCAAAATAAATTGTATGCTATAAATACAAGTAAAAGAATATACGAGGTTAATAATGATGTGTTAACTAGTTTGTTTGTGTTTTCAGATACGCCTTTAAAAATGGTTGCTGCAGAACAAAATTTAATTGTAACCACTAAAAACAATATTTTTGTTTACGATATCGATTTTAATTTGCTAGTTCAAGCTTCAAAAAGTACAGATTACGATACCGATTTTAATGCGGCCATAGTTAATAACGATAATATTTATGTAGGTACCGATAATTTTGGTGTTTTATCTACATCTTTATCAAATCTTGCTAATTATGAAGAAATTTATCCAGACGGACCTTTATTAAATGCTCCTTTTTTAATTCAATCCGAACCTAATGGTATATGGGTTACTTATGGAGAGTATTCTTTGTATTACGAGCCGCTTTCTGGCAATAGGGGCATGAGTCATTTAAACGATGGAACTTGGATAAATACAGCTTATAGTGATTTGTTAGGAGCTACTCATTTAAATTATGTTTCTGTTAATCCTTCAAACAACAATCAAGTGTTTGTGAGTTCTTTTTTTCAAGGTTTATTGGAGTTTAATAACGACGAGCCTACTGTTTTGTATGATGAAACAAATAGTGCGTTAGAATCGCTTCAATTACCAGGGAATTCAAACTATAGAAGTATAAGAGTTGGTGGGTCTGTATTTGATAATAATGGTTTGTTGTGGACTATAACGAGTTTAGTCGAAGAACCTTTGAAATCATATAACCCCGTTGGTAATCAATGGGTTTCTTATAGTTTTGAAGATATAATTGAAGATGTAATAAATGATAATTTAGGGTTTAGCGATTTAATTGTAGATGATAATGGTACAAAATGGATAGCAAGTTTTTCTAAAGGTATTATTGGTTTTAATGAAAATAACGGAAGTCCGTTAATTAAAAATATTAGTGAACTCGATGGTAATTTACCTATTAAAACAGTAAGAGCATTAGCTTTAGATAATAGAAATCAACTATGGGTTGGTACTGATCTTGGTTTAAGAGTTTTATATAATACATCTGGATTTTTTACAGATGAAAATGTTACTACAGATGAGATTATAATTATTGAAGATGGTATTGCAAAAGAACTCCTAGCAGATCAATATATTTCAGATATAAAAGTGGATGGAGGAAACAATAAATGGATTTCCACTATTGGAGCCGGTGTGTTTTATCTATCTTCAGATGGGCAGGAAACTATATATCATTTTACAACCGATAATTCACCATTGCCTTCAAACGATGTCAATGATATTTCTATCGATGAGACTAATAGCCTCATTTATTTTGCTACAAGTAAAGGTTTAGTTTCATTTAAGTCGGGAGGCTCAAGCACAACGGAAGATTTAGAATCAGTTTACGCTTATCCAAACCCAGTGCGTCCAAACTTTAATATCGTTGAAAAAAAGGTAACTATTAAAAATATTTCCGATAACGTAAATATCAAAATTACGGATATAGAAGGTAATTTGGTAGCCGAAGCGCAATCTCGAATTAATCTAAGATATAATAACTACAACCTTGAAATAGATGGTGGAACCGTATTTTGGAATGGAAAAAATATGGCAAATAATATTGTGTCTTCTGGAGTGTATTTAGTTATGATTTCCGATTTAGATACTTTCGAAACTAAGGTTGTTAAACTAATGGTAGTTAGGTAATGTTAGTTAAAACCAACGCCATAGTGTTGTCTAAACTAAAATATAGAGACAGCGATTTAATAGTAAAATGCTATACCAAAGAATTAGGTGTTGTTAGTTTTTTACTTCGTGGTGTTTTAAAAAGTAAAAAGGGTAGCACCAAAGTTGCATACTTTCAATTG from Algibacter sp. L1A34 includes these protein-coding regions:
- the gdhA gene encoding NADP-specific glutamate dehydrogenase — its product is MKNNIKAFLDLVKERNGNEPEFLQAVEEVAETVIPYIVKHDIYYGKNILLRMVEPERVITFRVCWVDDAGEIQVNRGYRIQMNSAIGPYKGGLRFHPTVNMSILKFLAFEQVFKNSLTTLPMGGGKGGSDFDPKGKSDNEIMRFCHAFMGELFRHIGANTDVPAGDIGVGAREIGFLFGMYKKLSNEFTGVLTGKGMSWGGSLIRPEATGYGNVYFAQKMLETKKDSFEGKTVVVSGSGNVAQYAAEKVLQLGGKVLTLSDSSGYIYDEDGIDADKLAFVMNLKNVKRGRISEYLESYPNATFVKGKTPWGVKCDIALPCATQNELNEDDAKTLVSNGCICVSEGANMPSTKDAITVFHEAKILFAPGKASNAGGVATSGLEMTQNSLRFKWTREEVDSKLKDIMSDIHKSCLEFGEDEDGYVDYVRGANIAGFVKVADAMLAQGVV
- a CDS encoding ABC transporter substrate-binding protein, coding for MKFHKLWNNPINILENGKPCLYLKMMLKKLIIFLIYILPLVQYAQDFSNIWDGYFSYNQVNDVVVGNNKIYAASENAVFSFDPQTKELEEITTINGLSGETISTIYYSDVYALLVVAYENGLIEIVFDDDDNVLTVVDIVNKSTIGDGDKKINHINAYENFIYLSTGYGISVFDLERLEFGDTYFIGDLGSQIEVSQTTVFGDYIYAACRDGGGLKKAAIASPNLIDYKNWQLVTGGDFLSVEANQNKLYAINTSKRIYEVNNDVLTSLFVFSDTPLKMVAAEQNLIVTTKNNIFVYDIDFNLLVQASKSTDYDTDFNAAIVNNDNIYVGTDNFGVLSTSLSNLANYEEIYPDGPLLNAPFLIQSEPNGIWVTYGEYSLYYEPLSGNRGMSHLNDGTWINTAYSDLLGATHLNYVSVNPSNNNQVFVSSFFQGLLEFNNDEPTVLYDETNSALESLQLPGNSNYRSIRVGGSVFDNNGLLWTITSLVEEPLKSYNPVGNQWVSYSFEDIIEDVINDNLGFSDLIVDDNGTKWIASFSKGIIGFNENNGSPLIKNISELDGNLPIKTVRALALDNRNQLWVGTDLGLRVLYNTSGFFTDENVTTDEIIIIEDGIAKELLADQYISDIKVDGGNNKWISTIGAGVFYLSSDGQETIYHFTTDNSPLPSNDVNDISIDETNSLIYFATSKGLVSFKSGGSSTTEDLESVYAYPNPVRPNFNIVEKKVTIKNISDNVNIKITDIEGNLVAEAQSRINLRYNNYNLEIDGGTVFWNGKNMANNIVSSGVYLVMISDLDTFETKVVKLMVVR